In Pseudomonas sp. R76, one genomic interval encodes:
- a CDS encoding YdgA family protein: MNKPAVVLLGFVVAVGVVSAGGAWYTGKQLEPVLQTAIQSANKELQTSMAGVDGNVSLELVSLDRGLFSSTAHYRLKGQGSVFGEDNPNPELLFVDHIEHGPLPFSRLVSLKWLPVMATSHYALEKNATTEKWFAASKDVSPLKGVANIGYNRSVDGNVELLPLELKDDKSSVSFSGANLDFDSSAEGQKVKANGYMNSLKVAVIDANGVPFDAELSGLTVASNLEKSSFGFYTGQNTVELTDTKVTFGPQKAVLTLKGFEQKDTSETKDNNLAGRIDYKIDEIGYQGKPVGSAAMALSMKNVDIPAMLVLTKLYQDKMQPVQAAAAAGQPVPELQLTEAEQTLAETNVNQVLAAKPQVAVENLSLKTTHGESKFNLIVDLTKPASMELPPVELGKQVIALLDANLTLSKPMIADVAALQAQVGGVTDPKAIEQQSQGAAEMVSGLAVGTQLATLVGTDVVSKLHYANNEVTFNGQKMTVEQFIGFVMAKVGAVSGAQ, translated from the coding sequence ATGAATAAGCCAGCAGTTGTTCTTTTGGGTTTCGTTGTCGCCGTCGGCGTCGTCAGTGCAGGCGGCGCCTGGTACACCGGTAAGCAGCTGGAGCCGGTGTTGCAAACCGCGATCCAGAGCGCCAACAAGGAACTGCAGACCTCCATGGCCGGCGTCGACGGCAACGTGAGCCTGGAGCTGGTGTCCCTGGACCGTGGCCTGTTCAGCAGCACCGCGCACTACCGCCTCAAAGGGCAGGGCAGTGTGTTCGGTGAAGACAACCCGAACCCTGAACTGCTGTTCGTCGACCACATCGAACACGGCCCGCTGCCGTTTTCGCGTCTGGTGTCGCTGAAATGGCTGCCGGTCATGGCCACCAGTCACTACGCGCTGGAAAAAAACGCCACCACCGAAAAATGGTTCGCCGCCAGCAAAGACGTGTCGCCGCTTAAAGGCGTGGCCAATATCGGCTACAACCGCTCCGTCGATGGCAACGTCGAGCTGCTGCCTCTGGAGCTCAAGGACGACAAGTCTTCGGTGAGCTTCTCCGGCGCCAACCTGGACTTCGACAGCAGCGCCGAAGGCCAGAAGGTCAAGGCCAACGGTTACATGAACAGCCTGAAAGTCGCGGTAATCGACGCCAATGGCGTGCCGTTCGACGCTGAGCTGTCCGGCCTGACCGTGGCCAGCAACCTGGAAAAATCCAGCTTCGGTTTCTACACCGGGCAGAACACCGTTGAGCTGACCGACACCAAAGTCACCTTCGGCCCACAGAAAGCCGTGCTGACCCTCAAGGGTTTCGAGCAGAAAGACACCAGCGAAACCAAGGACAACAACCTGGCCGGCCGCATTGACTACAAGATCGACGAGATCGGCTACCAAGGTAAGCCTGTGGGCTCGGCCGCGATGGCCCTGAGCATGAAGAACGTCGATATTCCGGCCATGCTGGTGCTGACCAAGCTGTACCAGGACAAGATGCAGCCGGTGCAAGCCGCTGCCGCTGCCGGCCAGCCGGTGCCTGAGCTGCAACTGACCGAAGCCGAGCAGACCCTGGCCGAGACCAACGTCAACCAGGTGCTGGCTGCCAAGCCGCAAGTGGCGGTGGAAAACCTGTCGTTGAAAACCACCCACGGCGAAAGCAAATTCAACCTGATCGTGGACCTGACCAAACCCGCTTCGATGGAGCTGCCGCCGGTTGAGCTGGGCAAGCAGGTCATCGCACTGCTGGATGCCAACCTGACCCTGTCCAAGCCCATGATTGCCGACGTTGCTGCCCTGCAAGCGCAAGTAGGCGGCGTGACCGACCCTAAAGCCATCGAGCAGCAATCCCAGGGGGCGGCCGAGATGGTCAGCGGCCTGGCCGTCGGCACGCAACTGGCGACCCTGGTGGGCACTGACGTGGTTTCCAAGCTGCATTACGCCAACAATGAAGTGACCTTCAACGGCCAGAAGATGACCGTAGAGCAATTCATTGGCTTTGTGATGGCCAAAGTGGGTGCTGTCAGCGGCGCGCAGTAA
- the pgaA gene encoding poly-beta-1,6 N-acetyl-D-glucosamine export porin PgaA produces the protein MLRNLPLSASGRLRLLIGAALCSQLLMPSLAFADPAYDALIIQARNGNFTPALTQLRQLPSERQTPGQISDHIVIAGWAGQDAEVLKVYEAQGKNRNLTTQALATVARTYRNQKQWPQALAVYQQALLREPNNVDLQLGQALTQADGGQTNEAVQRTRALVAAQPNDPNRRMALGYALTRAGLNYDALFEFDQAFIRAGDKPEVVREYIVALQKARLPEPALRLSAKHPGVLDAVTQRRLEGDLAAERVRMAEFATRTEKERYVIADRALDDYDKLLARWTPDPSAHDDVVRWRIDRLGALKARARTAEVIRDYETLKGEGVQLPTYAVRWVAAAYLDQRQPEKAEPLYRQALTAPDADPGDHVEDSTALFYSLLESDKVMEAREVASNLANTQNPRVELKGLPIGNPNDSWMDAQQLSAQAGTYGGDLPGSETGLEALVAKAPGNVGLRLAQADMYRARDWPRRAEGTLKETEAQAPRDIGLEVSQAYTAMDLQEWRQMDALTDDVLARNPDSRQVQRLSRLRDVHDMAELRVEAYTGKSYGGGGNNDVGAVAGSRDWGIESRIYTPPIDEDWRVFAGAGYATADFTEGTGQHRWQVVGVERRTRDMTLEAEVSNHSYGYGSKQGASVSIARDINDNWQYGGSLGYLLTTTPLRALNADVTANGGSGFIRWRANESREWKLSLSPSHFSDGNNRLEALLTGREGIYSSPHVQVDLGLEVGASHNTKQDTVYFNPKSDLSVLPTVTVNHVLYHRYETQWSQQFQVGAGTYSQRDYSTGGVGLIGYGQRVRWNDVLEAGANLSLISRPYDGDRERDLRLLIDLTYRF, from the coding sequence ATGCTGCGAAACCTACCACTCAGTGCTTCAGGCCGGTTGCGACTGCTCATCGGTGCGGCCTTGTGCAGTCAACTGCTGATGCCCAGCCTCGCGTTTGCAGACCCTGCCTACGACGCCTTGATCATTCAGGCGCGCAACGGCAACTTCACGCCAGCCCTCACGCAACTGCGCCAACTGCCGTCCGAGCGCCAGACGCCGGGCCAGATCAGCGATCACATTGTGATTGCCGGCTGGGCCGGGCAAGACGCCGAAGTGCTGAAGGTGTACGAGGCCCAGGGCAAGAATCGCAACCTGACCACCCAGGCGCTCGCCACGGTGGCTCGTACTTATCGCAATCAAAAGCAGTGGCCGCAGGCCTTGGCGGTGTATCAGCAGGCGCTGCTGCGCGAGCCGAATAATGTTGACCTGCAACTGGGCCAGGCGCTGACCCAGGCCGACGGCGGCCAAACCAATGAAGCGGTGCAACGCACACGGGCACTGGTGGCGGCGCAACCGAATGACCCCAACCGCCGCATGGCGCTGGGCTATGCGCTGACCCGCGCGGGCTTGAACTACGACGCGCTGTTCGAGTTCGACCAAGCCTTTATCCGCGCCGGCGACAAACCCGAAGTGGTCCGCGAATACATCGTCGCGCTGCAAAAGGCGCGGCTGCCGGAACCGGCGTTGCGCCTGTCGGCCAAACACCCGGGCGTGCTCGACGCGGTGACCCAGCGCCGCCTGGAAGGCGACCTCGCCGCCGAGCGCGTGCGCATGGCCGAGTTCGCCACGCGCACCGAAAAAGAACGCTACGTGATCGCCGATCGCGCCCTTGATGACTACGACAAACTGCTCGCGCGCTGGACCCCAGACCCCAGCGCACACGACGACGTGGTGCGCTGGCGCATCGACCGGCTGGGCGCCCTCAAGGCGCGCGCGCGCACCGCTGAAGTGATCCGCGACTACGAAACCCTCAAGGGCGAAGGCGTGCAATTGCCAACCTACGCCGTGCGCTGGGTAGCCGCCGCTTACCTCGATCAACGCCAGCCGGAAAAAGCCGAGCCGTTGTATCGCCAGGCGCTGACGGCCCCCGACGCCGACCCCGGCGATCACGTCGAAGACAGCACCGCGTTGTTCTACTCGCTGCTGGAAAGCGACAAAGTGATGGAGGCGCGCGAAGTCGCCAGCAACCTGGCCAACACCCAGAACCCTCGCGTCGAACTCAAGGGCTTGCCCATCGGCAACCCCAACGACAGCTGGATGGATGCGCAACAATTGTCGGCCCAGGCTGGCACTTACGGCGGTGACCTGCCGGGCAGCGAAACCGGCCTGGAAGCCTTGGTGGCCAAAGCCCCGGGCAACGTCGGCCTGCGCCTGGCCCAGGCCGATATGTACCGCGCCCGCGATTGGCCGCGCCGCGCCGAAGGCACGCTCAAGGAAACCGAGGCCCAGGCCCCGCGTGATATCGGCCTGGAAGTGTCCCAGGCCTACACCGCCATGGACCTGCAGGAATGGCGGCAAATGGACGCGCTGACCGACGACGTGCTGGCCCGCAACCCGGACAGCCGCCAAGTGCAGCGCTTGAGCCGCCTGCGCGATGTGCATGACATGGCCGAACTGCGTGTCGAAGCCTACACCGGCAAAAGCTACGGCGGTGGCGGCAACAATGACGTTGGCGCAGTCGCGGGCAGCCGTGACTGGGGCATTGAAAGTCGGATTTACACCCCACCCATCGACGAAGACTGGCGCGTGTTCGCCGGTGCCGGGTATGCCACGGCTGACTTTACCGAAGGCACCGGCCAGCATCGCTGGCAAGTCGTGGGCGTGGAGCGGCGCACCCGCGACATGACGCTCGAAGCCGAAGTCTCCAACCACTCCTACGGTTATGGCTCCAAGCAAGGCGCGAGCGTGTCGATTGCCCGCGACATCAATGACAACTGGCAATACGGCGGCAGCCTCGGCTACCTGCTGACGACCACGCCATTGCGGGCGCTGAATGCCGACGTCACGGCCAACGGCGGCAGCGGTTTTATCCGCTGGCGCGCCAACGAAAGCCGTGAGTGGAAACTGTCCCTCAGCCCGTCGCACTTCAGCGACGGCAACAACCGGCTCGAAGCGCTGCTCACCGGCCGCGAGGGCATCTACAGCTCGCCGCATGTGCAAGTGGACCTGGGCCTGGAAGTCGGCGCCAGCCACAACACCAAGCAAGACACGGTGTACTTCAACCCGAAGTCTGACCTCAGCGTGTTGCCTACCGTTACCGTCAATCATGTGCTCTATCACCGCTACGAGACCCAGTGGAGTCAGCAGTTCCAAGTCGGTGCGGGTACCTATAGCCAGCGCGATTATTCCACCGGCGGTGTCGGTTTGATCGGCTACGGCCAACGCGTTCGCTGGAACGACGTGCTCGAAGCCGGCGCCAACCTGAGCCTGATCAGCCGACCTTATGACGGTGATCGCGAACGCGATCTGCGCTTGCTCATCGACCTCACTTACCGTTTCTAG
- the pgaB gene encoding poly-beta-1,6-N-acetyl-D-glucosamine N-deacetylase PgaB, with the protein MTVLSRCLLVLGVLLAGACAQQPAPYTPPAERPTPAREAPWPKNHFLGIAYHDVEDRDPDQAVVAVRTERLIDQLAWLRENGYQAVSVDQILAARSGGPELPPKAVMLSFDDGYSSFYTRVMPILRAYNWPAILAPVGYWIDTPLNKPVDFAGTPRARSDFLTWEQVREISKSHLVEIAAHTDASHTGILANPQGNLEPAAATRRYDAATGKYETEAQFQARMRADVTAISNKLRAVTGKAPRVWVWPYGAADGTSLAVVGEQGYKMALTLDDGLDDLANLKSSPRFLVASDPDGEHYANAIVGTQAKTSMRVLHVDLDNVYDPDPAQEARNLDQLVQRVVDMGASTVFLQAFADPKGDGLVHSLYFPNRYLPVRRDLFNRVTWQLRTRGHVAIYAWMPVLSFALDPSLPRVTRMDPKTGQVGLDPDQYKRLSPFDPKVRQQIGEIYEDLARNTAIDGVLFHDDAILSDFEDASPAALKAYAANGLPDSIAALRADPAVMQRWTRFKSRYLIDFTQELAGKVRAIRGPQVQTARNIFAEPMLNPASEAWFAQNLDDFLQTYDWTAPMAMPLMEGETLKNSNAWLEKLVATVKARPDALQRTVFELQAKDWRTKDAPDIDGAQMAEWMGVLKRQGVRSFGYYPDNFLENSPDLKTVRPALSNQWNP; encoded by the coding sequence ATGACCGTTCTCAGCCGTTGTTTATTGGTCCTCGGTGTATTGCTGGCGGGTGCCTGTGCCCAGCAACCCGCGCCGTACACGCCCCCCGCCGAGCGGCCGACACCGGCCCGTGAAGCGCCGTGGCCGAAGAACCATTTCCTGGGCATTGCCTACCACGACGTTGAAGACCGCGACCCCGATCAGGCGGTGGTGGCCGTGCGCACCGAGCGTTTGATCGACCAGTTGGCCTGGCTGCGTGAAAACGGCTACCAAGCGGTCAGCGTTGACCAGATCCTGGCCGCACGCAGCGGCGGGCCTGAGCTGCCGCCCAAAGCCGTGATGCTGAGCTTCGACGATGGCTATTCGAGCTTCTATACCCGTGTGATGCCGATCCTGCGTGCGTACAACTGGCCGGCGATCCTCGCCCCGGTGGGGTATTGGATTGATACGCCGCTGAATAAGCCGGTGGACTTTGCCGGCACGCCACGGGCGCGTTCCGACTTCCTGACCTGGGAGCAGGTGCGCGAGATTTCCAAGTCGCACCTGGTGGAAATCGCCGCCCACACCGACGCCAGCCACACCGGCATCCTGGCCAACCCGCAGGGCAACCTCGAGCCGGCCGCGGCAACGCGCCGGTACGATGCGGCCACCGGCAAATATGAAACCGAAGCGCAGTTTCAGGCGCGGATGCGTGCCGACGTAACGGCTATCTCCAACAAGCTGCGCGCCGTCACCGGCAAGGCGCCGCGCGTGTGGGTGTGGCCTTACGGCGCCGCCGACGGCACCTCGCTGGCAGTCGTCGGCGAGCAGGGCTACAAGATGGCCCTGACCCTGGACGACGGCCTTGATGACCTCGCCAACCTCAAGAGCAGCCCGCGCTTCCTGGTGGCCTCCGACCCGGATGGCGAGCATTACGCCAACGCCATCGTCGGCACCCAGGCCAAGACCTCGATGCGCGTGCTGCACGTCGACCTCGACAACGTCTACGACCCGGACCCGGCCCAAGAGGCGCGCAACCTCGACCAGTTGGTGCAGCGCGTCGTCGATATGGGCGCCAGCACCGTGTTCCTGCAAGCCTTCGCCGACCCCAAGGGCGACGGCCTGGTGCACTCGCTGTACTTCCCCAACCGCTACCTGCCGGTGCGCCGCGACCTGTTCAACCGCGTGACCTGGCAACTGCGCACCCGTGGCCATGTGGCGATCTACGCGTGGATGCCGGTGCTCAGTTTTGCCCTGGACCCGTCCTTGCCGCGCGTGACCCGCATGGACCCGAAAACCGGCCAGGTCGGCCTCGACCCGGACCAGTACAAACGCCTGTCGCCGTTTGATCCGAAAGTGCGTCAGCAAATCGGTGAAATCTACGAAGACCTGGCGCGCAACACGGCGATTGACGGCGTGCTGTTCCACGACGACGCGATCCTCTCGGACTTCGAAGACGCCAGCCCCGCCGCGCTCAAGGCCTATGCCGCCAACGGCCTGCCGGACAGCATCGCCGCGCTGCGTGCCGACCCGGCCGTGATGCAACGCTGGACGCGCTTCAAGAGCCGCTACCTGATCGACTTCACCCAGGAGTTGGCGGGTAAGGTGCGCGCCATTCGTGGGCCGCAGGTACAGACCGCGCGCAATATCTTCGCCGAGCCGATGCTCAACCCGGCCAGCGAAGCCTGGTTCGCGCAGAACCTCGATGACTTCCTCCAGACCTACGACTGGACCGCGCCGATGGCCATGCCGCTGATGGAAGGCGAGACGCTGAAAAACTCCAATGCCTGGCTGGAAAAACTCGTGGCCACGGTCAAGGCGCGCCCTGATGCCTTGCAACGCACCGTATTTGAACTGCAAGCCAAGGACTGGCGGACCAAGGACGCGCCGGATATCGACGGCGCACAGATGGCCGAATGGATGGGTGTGCTCAAACGCCAGGGAGTCAGGAGTTTTGGCTACTACCCGGACAACTTCCTGGAAAACTCGCCGGACCTGAAGACGGTACGTCCGGCCCTTTCCAACCAATGGAACCCTTGA
- the pgaC gene encoding poly-beta-1,6-N-acetyl-D-glucosamine synthase: MFDRILALFVLALVLGVPLGLIFLVTGQFLMDFVFFYPLFMSALWIAGGLYFWLHWERHWPWKEDTPAPILAGNPLISIIIPCYNEGDNAADTIHAALDQLYPNIEVIAVNDGSKDNTAAVLDALALEHPRLRVLHLAQNQGKAVALRMGAVAARSEYLVCIDGDALLDKNAAAYMVAPMLDNPRLGAVTGNPRIRTRSTLIGRVQVGEFSSIIGLIKRTQRVFGRIFTVSGVVVAFRKKALDRIDYWSTDMITEDIDVSWKLQLDHWAIFYEPRALCWILMPETVGGLWKQRLRWAQGGAEVLFKNIRGIWQWRHRYLWPLLFEYCLSTGWAFTFLLSVIFWGLGKFMVLPQAIAVDSLVPPAFTGLVLAMVCLLQFAVSILIDRRYEKDLWKTLFWSVWYPMVFWLVSLLTTLVSFPKVLFNQHQKRARWVSPDRGIKPSEEEA, translated from the coding sequence ATGTTCGACAGAATCCTGGCTTTATTCGTGTTGGCGCTGGTGTTGGGTGTGCCCCTTGGCCTGATCTTCCTGGTCACCGGGCAGTTCCTGATGGACTTCGTGTTCTTCTACCCGCTGTTCATGTCGGCGTTGTGGATCGCCGGCGGGCTGTACTTCTGGCTGCACTGGGAACGTCACTGGCCGTGGAAGGAAGACACCCCGGCACCGATCCTGGCCGGCAACCCGCTGATCTCGATCATCATCCCTTGCTACAACGAGGGGGATAACGCCGCCGATACTATTCACGCGGCGCTGGACCAGCTGTACCCGAACATCGAAGTGATCGCCGTCAATGACGGCTCCAAGGACAACACCGCCGCGGTACTTGATGCCCTGGCATTGGAACACCCACGCCTGCGGGTGCTGCACCTGGCGCAGAACCAGGGCAAGGCCGTGGCCTTGCGCATGGGCGCTGTGGCCGCGCGCAGTGAATACCTGGTGTGCATCGACGGCGACGCCTTGCTGGATAAAAACGCGGCGGCCTATATGGTTGCGCCGATGCTGGACAACCCGCGCCTCGGTGCCGTGACCGGCAACCCACGTATCCGCACGCGCTCGACCTTGATCGGCCGGGTGCAGGTGGGCGAGTTCTCCTCGATCATCGGCTTGATCAAGCGCACCCAGCGGGTGTTCGGTCGGATCTTCACGGTTTCGGGTGTGGTCGTTGCGTTTCGCAAGAAAGCGCTGGACCGCATCGACTACTGGAGCACCGACATGATCACCGAGGACATCGATGTCAGTTGGAAGCTGCAGCTCGATCACTGGGCAATCTTCTATGAGCCGCGCGCCTTGTGCTGGATCCTCATGCCCGAAACCGTCGGCGGCCTGTGGAAACAACGCCTGCGCTGGGCCCAGGGCGGCGCCGAAGTACTGTTCAAAAACATCCGTGGCATCTGGCAATGGCGCCACCGCTACCTGTGGCCGCTGCTGTTCGAATACTGCCTGTCCACCGGTTGGGCCTTCACCTTCCTGCTGTCGGTGATCTTCTGGGGCTTGGGCAAGTTCATGGTGCTGCCACAGGCGATTGCCGTGGACTCGTTGGTACCACCGGCCTTTACCGGGCTAGTGCTGGCGATGGTGTGCCTGCTGCAATTTGCAGTCAGCATCCTGATTGACCGGCGCTACGAAAAAGACCTGTGGAAAACCCTGTTCTGGAGCGTGTGGTACCCGATGGTGTTCTGGCTGGTGAGCCTGCTCACCACGTTGGTCAGCTTTCCCAAGGTGCTGTTCAACCAGCATCAGAAGCGCGCACGCTGGGTCAGCCCGGACCGCGGTATTAAACCTAGCGAAGAGGAGGCGTGA
- the pgaD gene encoding poly-beta-1,6-N-acetyl-D-glucosamine biosynthesis protein PgaD, translating into MKLVRTRQNSVMWVIDVLLTLLAWAGLVWLLARGITAMLETHGGPRIEAPIFAALNTLQIYFWIALFNAVILISWARYQQRRGRKFAQRRAEANALSDKSLSESFNLGDGHLEQFRKPGVLVIHNDEEGGVEDVKSHVSRDVERPGLTLVPGQEKDKGAG; encoded by the coding sequence ATGAAACTGGTCAGAACTCGCCAAAATTCAGTGATGTGGGTCATCGATGTACTGTTGACCCTGCTGGCCTGGGCTGGGCTGGTTTGGCTGCTGGCGCGCGGGATTACCGCGATGCTGGAAACCCACGGCGGCCCGCGCATTGAGGCGCCGATTTTTGCGGCGCTCAACACCTTGCAAATCTACTTCTGGATCGCGCTGTTCAATGCGGTGATCCTGATCAGCTGGGCGCGTTATCAGCAACGCCGCGGGCGCAAGTTCGCCCAGCGCCGTGCCGAGGCCAATGCGCTCAGCGATAAGAGCCTGAGTGAAAGTTTCAACCTGGGTGACGGCCACCTGGAGCAGTTTCGCAAGCCCGGCGTGCTGGTGATCCACAACGACGAAGAGGGCGGCGTGGAAGATGTGAAGTCGCATGTGTCCCGCGACGTGGAGCGCCCAGGGCTGACGCTGGTACCGGGGCAGGAAAAAGACAAAGGCGCAGGCTGA